The DNA segment TCTACCCCTAAAAAACAGCTGTGCCGGAGATGGGCCGATGACAAGCAGACGTTTTGACATGATGAAACACACGGGTGTTGCATTTGCAGCAGAATGATGCTGCGCAAAGCTTTCTTCTGTCACAGGCGGTCGATCTGTGCCCCATATCATGCACCCCTGTGGAGAGCACTCCTTGTCGGCCCTCCAACTCAAATGAAGCTTTGATCCCGTATCCCAATTTCCTTTGTTTTTAAACACAGGCCCGGTTATCTCAAAAATGAGAAAGAAGAATTAGTCCATGATCTATCATGAGAGAGTCAATCTGGACGTTGTACACTCTTGCGGTGTTGTTGCAGCGCGTCTTGGCATGGGAGCATCTCGAAGGCAAGGAACTAGAGACAACGCTCGGAGCTCGCGACCGGACACTTGTTGCATGTAAGTTGCTCAACGATGCTTTTTCATCGCCATACGTACTGACATATGTCTAGTTGTCCTCCCAGATGAGTAAGGAAAAGCAGAAATCAACGAAATCAACCCACCTGCTGGTATTGATACCTGCCATTTTTCTAGGGAACACACTCAAGCCTTGGAACCTGAATGGGCCGCCCTCCAGAAACAAAACCAAGAAGATGTCTATGTTAGTATAGACTGCTCGCAAGACGCAAAGCTGTGCCAAAAGTACAATGTCCGATCATGTCCGACGATCCGACTCTACAAACAAGATGGCTCTTACACTTCCTATCGTGGTCCGCGCAAAACTCAGCCTATCAAGTCATTTGTACAGAGACAGAGTCGCCCCGTCGTCTCTTATGTGAACGACCAGTCCATGCTATCATTCCAGACATCTGACGATATCACATTCATCGGTCACTTTGGGCCTAGTGAGAAACAAATCAAGGAGGATTTTACGAAGCTGGCAAAACAGTATCATGATCGATTTTCCTTTGCCATTGCCGACTACACTCTCCCGAAGGTACTTGTTGAGTGTTTCAATAATGTCGACGAAACAAGTCTGTCGGCCACCAGCAACGACGTGGCCAGCCCTGGGGCGCTCCAAGACTTCATCTTCAGTTGCTCGACACCACTGATCCCTGAAATGACCCGAAGAAATGAAATCGACTTCTTTCAGGTGAGTTACTGGCTGTTGCCATAGGTAATCCGAATGAGTTCGATTAGCTGACTCATCACTGCTTACATGTCAAACAGTCAGGGAAAAGTATCGTTTACTTCTTCGCCCATTCTCAGCAGAAAAAGGACGCATTTGTCTCCGATATTCGACCATTGGCCAAGAAATACGACGAGTATCTTCACTTTGTTACCATTGACGCAAAAGAGTACGCCGACGCAGCCAAATTGATGGGCCTGAAAGAGGGTAGGACAGGTTTGTCGGTGCAGAATCCCAACAACGGAGACATCTTTCCTTATGCTAAAAAGGAAGCCATTTCGGCGGCTGTAGTGGAGGCATTTCTGGTGGACATTATCCAAGGGAAGGTGAAGccttggagaggagaggagccACACCAGCAGGGGCATGATGAGCTTTAGAACTGAGGCATCAAGCAGACTGGCTGTAAGTCATCGGATGCATAGTTGGAATACTGTAATATctcaaaagaagaaagatggGACATGATACAAAAAAGAATCGTGGACGTGAAAGAAGGCAAGAATGTGGAGCCGAAAAGGTGCCAAAAGGGTAATTAAAGTGCCCAATAACAGGATTGAACTGTTGACCTTCGCATGACTTGATATTAACCTTGCGGCAATATTAGTACGACGCTCTAACCAGCTGAGCTAATCGGGCCATTGATTTTTTGTGTCCAAATACGAAATCCACATTCTGGTGTGAGGCCGCTCTATGCAGTGTGATAGTTGGTATGTGTCTACTTGCCTCCGCTGGGGCAGAATTGTAGGGAGTATATGGCGGAGTATATCTTGAAGTTCTACTACGGGACTATTGGCTGGGAAAGGTGCCCAGGAATGAAAGAATAGCGGTTGCCTCTTGATAGGATTCTTGAAAATCTTGATCGAAGCTTGTCTCTGATGCTGTTGTAGAGGGGTTCAGAGGCAATGACAATGCCAAGACAATCCGAAAACAGGACTTGTGTTGACATTTTCCATGCTCAGAGCATCGAATTCTGTGTCGTGAGATAAGGAGTTGGGCAAAGAACGGCATGTTTAAGCCTTTTGTAGAGTGCCTCTTGTTTGAGATAATGACAGAGTCAAGAAGCACCTGAGGTCTCGGTTTCCACCAGGGCCAAGCTCGAGTTCAGTATTTACCTTGGACTCCGGAACAAAATATAGAAGCTCGAAAAGCATAGATAGAGTCTCTTGCAGGGAGCTGCAAGTTGTCAAAAATCTCATATATGAAGGTCTTTCACCTTCCCCGTTCACCTCTCTCATTTCTTTTCCCAACGTCGTCAAAGCGCCTCATCAAACCGCATTCATGAACGAGCATTCAAAAGCAAAGTTCTGACCTGCTACAACCTCCACACCTCAGTCAGCATAGATGGAAGGTCAACAGAACGCCATCACGGCCATTTGGAGCCTAGTCGGCTCCCCAGTACACATATGGGGCCACGAACGGAGGCCTTTTaaatacctaccttacccttATCACAAGCAGTATGGTCTGTGCTTAGGTTGTGACAGCGGAACGGAAACCCTGCGTTGTGCCCCGCAGTGCATTGgctttttttggtggtggcccaCTTGGGCTCTGGACTCCCAAGGGACCCCAGTTGTTGTTACCCCGCCAAATGTGATGATCTGAAAGGAGAAAAGCCCCTTGTTGACCGCTCCACGTAATTTcagcttctcttttctctccctcttctcctgccAGCCCTGCCTCAATAATAGCCAAACCAACATGTCTGACAAAGTCTACCGCGCGAGCACCACGGCGCCCGTCAACATTGCCGTCGTCAAGTCGGTCCTCCCCATACCAgtccctccccctttgtctaacagcagcaacactaACACTCCAGCCCAACACCAGGTACTGGGGCAAGCGTGATGCCAaactcaacctccccacaaACAGCTCTCTGAGCGTCACCCTCTCTCAAGCCGACCTTCGTACCCTGACGACGGCCTCATGCTCTGCCTCGTTTTCTGCCAGCGAAGGCgactccctccttctcaacggCGAGCCATCCGATATTTCGGGTGCCCGAACCCAAGCATGCCTCCGTGAACTGCGCTCTCGCCGCGCCGCCCTCGAAGCTGCCgatccctccctccctaaGCTTTCCACctaccccctccgcctcgtctCCGAGAACAACttccccaccgccgccggtctggcctcctcggccgctgGCTTCGCTGCCCTTGTTcgcgccatcgccaacctctACGAGCTCccagcctccccctccgagTTGAGCTTGATCGCCCGCCAAGGCTCTGGCTCTGCTTGCCGCAGTCTCTTTGGTGGTTATGTTGCCTGGAGAATGGGCGACAAGGCTGATGGCACCGACTCGATGGCCGATCAAGTTGCCGAGGCCTCGCACTGGCCCGACATGCGCGCCTTGGTTTTGGTTGTCTCTGCTGCCAAGAAGGGCGTCAGCTCTAGCTCTGGTATGCAGCAGACAGTTGCTACCTCTGGCCTCTTCCGCGAGCGCATCGCCACCGTTGTGCCCGAGAACATGGCCATCATGGAGAAGGCGATCGCCGAAAAGGACTTTGAGAAGTTCGCCGAGGTCACCATGAGGGATAGCAACTCGTTCCATGCTACCTGCGCTGACACATATCCGCCCATCTTCTACATGAACGATGTTTCGAGAGCCGCCATCCGGGCTGTGGAGGCCATCAACGAGAAGGCTGGCAAGAGTGTGGCGGCGTACACCTTCGACGCCGGCCCGAACGCTGTCATCTACTACCAGGAGAAGGACACGGAAGCTGTTGTGGGCACGTTCTACCATGTTCTCCAGGGTGCGGATATCGGCGGGTGGAAGAGTGCGGACATCAAGGGTCTCAAGCCCACCATCTCGCTTGATGAGAATGTTGCTGGCCTGTTGAAGGCCGGTGTTAGCCGGGTTATCATGACGGGTGTCGGCGAGGGGCCGGTCAAGACAGACGAGTTTCTTGTTGCTGAGGACGGAACTCCGGCGAAAAGGTGATTTTGTCAGATGTTGGGTTAGATTTTGTGTTTGATGTTGTTAGCTGGATATACCACGATGCCATTAGCGCCTGTAATACATCTAGATGCTCGGGTTCTCAGAAAGGGCCCGGATTCTCTATTCTTGATCATCAAACTTGGGGAGCACATGTCTGCAGTCAATAGCAATGCTGTGCTCTGTCAGCaaggggctgttgagaagggTCAGGGTCCGATAAGCTGCTGGTGGGAAACGAGAAGCTCATACCCCTGGCCCGCGTTACGTCAGAAGCGCCCCGACCGCAATCGTTCACTGCGCTCGGCGCGCGCCAAGCCTGTTCCTGTGCTGCTGGCACCTGTGCCTCATCTCGGACCTGGGGTGGATGGACGTTTTGATGATTGCAGAGCAGGTTCGAACACGAGACGCAAAACGTCGAATAAGCACAAGAGCTACCGCGACATCCATACCACATCTGATGCACCAGCGTTGAACGAGCCAAAGTTACCGTACCCATCCACCTAAGCCACCCGTGAccacgaaagccacccaCGCACCTCAACGGGGGGAAGGTCGCGATGAGCTCCGGTAAAACATGCTACGACATAGACCCAGCAGGCGACGTGCTCTGCACTTATACAGGCGATGGTCAAAAAGAGCCCTTCTTAGCCGTCGGTTTTCCCTTCCTACGTTCAGTCCCCTTTGCGCCCTTCCCGTCCGATCTCGACTAATTTCCCCCCTTGTTGGTATTATCAGACTAAAACCGTCGTCCCAACCGCCAAAGCCCTCCTCTACGCCTTCTTGCCAGCCGGATATCCCCACACCGTCACGACCGACTATCTACCGTACCAGACCTACGACTCCCTCCAGGCGTTTGCCTCGTCCATCACGTCGTTGCTGGCCTCCCGCGCCGTgttggaagggttgggggtaGGGAGCAGCGAAGCCTCCCCCACGGGCGCGCTCATTCTCAAGATCACGGGCGATACCATTTCGAGGATAGCGACGATATTGTTTGCCCACCGCATGGGCCAGGCGATAGAGCCGGAATGTAAATTCTACCGGTTCCTGGCCGACATCTTTAACGATGCGGCTCAGTTTTTGGATCTGTTGACTCCGGCCCTGCCGTACCTGCCGAAGCTGGGGGTGATTGTCTCGGCGGGGGTGCTGAGGAGTCTCTGTGGTGTGGCGGCGAACGCGAGCAAGGCTAGTCTTTCGGCACACTTTGCTGTCACGGGGAACCTGGCCGAGCTCAACGCCAAGGAGGCGTCGCAGGAAACTGTGGTGTCGCTGTTGGGCATGCTGGTGGGGagtctggtggtgaggttggtggaggataaGCACAAGGTCTGGGGGCTGATGATCATCCTTGCGGGTTGCCATTTGGCCATGAATTACCGGGCTGTCAGGGcggtgaggatgacgagCCTGAACAGGCAGAGGGCGACGATTGTGTTTAGGGAGTGGTTGGAGAGCGGGACCGTGTTGAACCCGGCGCAGGTGTCGCAGAGGGAGAGCATCTTGATGaacgggaggggggagctgAGCAGCAAGACGGGGGACTACACCGGGTTTTGTGACTTTGCGACATACGGAGAACTTAAGGGGTGGAACCCGAGGGGGTATCACAGGTATGATCTGGAGACCAAGACGTATTTTATGGGAATATGGCATCGCGGCGGGTACTTCTACATGAAAATTGCCCTAAA comes from the Podospora pseudocomata strain CBS 415.72m chromosome 5, whole genome shotgun sequence genome and includes:
- a CDS encoding hypothetical protein (COG:O; EggNog:ENOG503P3R7) — encoded protein: MRESIWTLYTLAVLLQRVLAWEHLEGKELETTLGARDRTLVASEINEINPPAGIDTCHFSREHTQALEPEWAALQKQNQEDVYVSIDCSQDAKLCQKYNVRSCPTIRLYKQDGSYTSYRGPRKTQPIKSFVQRQSRPVVSYVNDQSMLSFQTSDDITFIGHFGPSEKQIKEDFTKLAKQYHDRFSFAIADYTLPKVLVECFNNVDETSLSATSNDVASPGALQDFIFSCSTPLIPEMTRRNEIDFFQSGKSIVYFFAHSQQKKDAFVSDIRPLAKKYDEYLHFVTIDAKEYADAAKLMGLKEGRTGLSVQNPNNGDIFPYAKKEAISAAVVEAFLVDIIQGKVKPWRGEEPHQQGHDEL
- the MVD1 gene encoding diphosphomevalonate decarboxylase (BUSCO:EOG09263BG5; EggNog:ENOG503NW3F; COG:I), whose amino-acid sequence is MSDKVYRASTTAPVNIAVVKYWGKRDAKLNLPTNSSLSVTLSQADLRTLTTASCSASFSASEGDSLLLNGEPSDISGARTQACLRELRSRRAALEAADPSLPKLSTYPLRLVSENNFPTAAGLASSAAGFAALVRAIANLYELPASPSELSLIARQGSGSACRSLFGGYVAWRMGDKADGTDSMADQVAEASHWPDMRALVLVVSAAKKGVSSSSGMQQTVATSGLFRERIATVVPENMAIMEKAIAEKDFEKFAEVTMRDSNSFHATCADTYPPIFYMNDVSRAAIRAVEAINEKAGKSVAAYTFDAGPNAVIYYQEKDTEAVVGTFYHVLQGADIGGWKSADIKGLKPTISLDENVAGLLKAGVSRVIMTGVGEGPVKTDEFLVAEDGTPAKR
- a CDS encoding hypothetical protein (EggNog:ENOG503NXNN; COG:S), which produces MSSGKTCYDIDPAGDVLCTYTGDGQKEPFLATKTVVPTAKALLYAFLPAGYPHTVTTDYLPYQTYDSLQAFASSITSLLASRAVLEGLGVGSSEASPTGALILKITGDTISRIATILFAHRMGQAIEPECKFYRFLADIFNDAAQFLDLLTPALPYLPKLGVIVSAGVLRSLCGVAANASKASLSAHFAVTGNLAELNAKEASQETVVSLLGMLVGSLVVRLVEDKHKVWGLMIILAGCHLAMNYRAVRAVRMTSLNRQRATIVFREWLESGTVLNPAQVSQRESILMNGRGELSSKTGDYTGFCDFATYGELKGWNPRGYHRYDLETKTYFMGIWHRGGYFYMKIALKEAVKSPLAAWFDAVNHAYHFGSAFKDGLESHYESEKPLGYVDEEQKESIFAALGAAGWDLEANALETRLPVRVRVGDKKGTPEKEGLLRHPGHQESKHD